The following proteins are co-located in the Trichormus variabilis 0441 genome:
- the gyrB gene encoding DNA topoisomerase (ATP-hydrolyzing) subunit B, translated as MTSSYSADQIQVLEGLEAVRKRPGMYIGSTGPRGLHHLVYEVVDNSIDEALAGYCTHIEVDINADGSVTVTDDGRGIPTDTHSRTGKSALETVMTVLHAGGKFGGGGYKVSGGLHGVGISVVNALSEVVEVTVWRDKKVHIQRYERGIPVTELIAKPYKEARTGTSVSFKPDSQIFTNSIEFDYITLSSRLRELAYLNAGVKITFTDNRLELLKSDTPKVESYEYKGGIKEYIAYMNRDKQPLHEEIIYVQGERNNVQIEVSLQWCTDAYTDNVLGFANNIRTIDGGTHLEGLKAVLTRTLNTIARKRNKIKENEANLSGEHVREGLTAVISVKVPDPEFEGQTKTKLGNTEVRGIVDSLVGEVLTEYLEFHPGIADAILDKAIQAFKAAEAARHARELVRRKSVLESSPLPGKLADCSSRDPSESEIYIVEGDSAGGSAKQGRDRRTQAILPLRGKILNIEKTDDSKIYKNNEIQALITALGLGVKGEEFDSTQLRYHRIIIMTDADVDGAHIRTLILTFFYRYQRALIEQGFIYIACPPLYKVERGRNYEYCYSERDLQQAIAKFPANANYTIQRFKGLGEMMPEQLWTTTMNPETRTLKRVEIEDAAEADRIFTILMGDRVAPRREFIETYGSKLNLTDLDI; from the coding sequence ATGACGAGCAGTTACAGTGCCGATCAGATTCAAGTTCTGGAAGGTCTGGAAGCCGTCCGTAAACGACCGGGGATGTACATCGGTTCTACCGGGCCGCGAGGACTCCACCATCTAGTTTATGAGGTGGTAGACAACTCTATTGACGAAGCATTGGCAGGTTACTGCACTCATATAGAGGTGGATATCAATGCTGATGGTTCCGTGACTGTTACAGATGATGGTCGCGGTATTCCTACGGATACTCACTCGCGGACGGGAAAATCAGCTTTAGAAACAGTGATGACGGTACTGCACGCTGGGGGTAAGTTTGGCGGTGGTGGTTACAAAGTTTCTGGAGGCTTGCACGGGGTTGGTATTTCCGTAGTTAATGCCTTGTCAGAAGTTGTTGAAGTTACAGTCTGGCGAGATAAAAAAGTTCATATTCAACGTTATGAACGTGGTATCCCTGTTACTGAACTCATAGCAAAGCCCTATAAGGAAGCAAGAACAGGAACATCTGTCAGTTTCAAACCAGATAGTCAAATCTTTACTAATAGTATTGAATTTGATTACATCACCCTCTCAAGTCGCCTGCGCGAGTTAGCGTATCTGAATGCAGGAGTGAAAATCACTTTCACCGACAATCGTTTGGAACTACTAAAAAGTGATACACCTAAAGTAGAAAGCTACGAATATAAAGGTGGTATCAAAGAGTACATTGCTTACATGAACCGTGATAAGCAACCACTACATGAAGAAATCATCTATGTGCAGGGAGAGCGTAACAACGTACAAATAGAAGTTTCCTTGCAGTGGTGTACTGATGCTTACACAGACAATGTACTGGGTTTCGCCAATAATATCCGCACCATAGATGGCGGTACACACTTAGAAGGTTTAAAGGCGGTTCTAACTCGGACACTCAACACGATCGCCCGCAAGCGCAATAAAATTAAAGAAAATGAAGCAAACCTCAGTGGTGAACACGTCCGCGAAGGTTTAACAGCAGTAATTTCCGTCAAAGTCCCAGACCCAGAATTTGAAGGACAAACCAAAACCAAACTAGGTAACACCGAAGTCCGAGGTATTGTTGACTCTTTAGTAGGCGAAGTCCTCACCGAGTACTTAGAATTTCACCCTGGTATCGCTGACGCAATTCTAGATAAAGCCATCCAAGCTTTCAAAGCCGCAGAAGCAGCACGTCACGCACGGGAGTTAGTCCGACGTAAATCAGTACTAGAATCTTCTCCATTACCCGGTAAATTAGCAGATTGTAGTTCCCGCGACCCCAGCGAATCTGAGATTTACATTGTGGAAGGTGACTCAGCCGGTGGTAGCGCCAAACAAGGACGCGATCGCCGCACCCAAGCTATCCTCCCTCTACGTGGTAAAATCCTTAACATCGAAAAAACAGACGATTCCAAAATCTATAAAAATAATGAAATTCAGGCGTTAATTACTGCCCTGGGTTTAGGTGTCAAAGGTGAAGAATTCGACTCCACCCAACTACGCTATCACCGCATCATCATCATGACCGATGCTGACGTAGATGGAGCGCACATTCGCACATTAATATTGACCTTCTTTTATAGATACCAACGAGCGCTCATCGAACAAGGTTTCATTTATATTGCTTGTCCCCCATTATATAAAGTAGAACGGGGACGCAATTATGAGTATTGCTATAGCGAGCGTGATCTACAACAAGCGATCGCCAAATTTCCCGCAAATGCCAACTACACCATCCAACGATTCAAAGGTTTGGGTGAAATGATGCCAGAACAACTCTGGACAACCACCATGAACCCAGAAACCCGTACCCTCAAGCGAGTCGAAATTGAAGATGCCGCAGAAGCCGATCGCATCTTTACAATTTTAATGGGCGATCGGGTTGCACCTAGACGCGAATTTATTGAAACCTACGGTTCTAAGCTTAACCTCACAGATTTAGATATCTAA
- the miaA gene encoding tRNA (adenosine(37)-N6)-dimethylallyltransferase MiaA, which translates to MTKLIVICGATATGKSGLALNLAMRLGSVILSADSRQVYREFDIGTAKPTLAEQKAVPHYLIDICTPRETMTVADYQEQAQALINSLPVSPLLLVGGTGLYIRSIVQGMKIPRVAPNYELRSQLESLGQTTLYGILQQVDPVAAQKIHPHDPVRTLRAVEVFYVTGIPISAQQGENPPDYPILQIGLDCEMERLSERIHKRTEQMIADGLVGEVEYLCQKYGADLPLLNTLGYQEIKQYLAGEISLEAAKELIVLHTRQFAKRQRTWFRAYPQIEWFNADDADLLDIVWQRIQQ; encoded by the coding sequence ATGACTAAATTAATCGTAATTTGTGGAGCTACGGCGACGGGTAAATCTGGTTTGGCTTTGAACTTAGCCATGCGGTTGGGTTCTGTGATTTTGAGTGCTGATTCTCGTCAAGTGTATCGTGAATTTGATATTGGTACAGCGAAGCCAACGCTGGCAGAACAAAAAGCCGTTCCTCATTATCTAATAGATATCTGCACTCCCAGAGAAACGATGACAGTTGCAGATTATCAAGAACAGGCACAAGCACTAATTAATTCTCTGCCAGTTTCGCCGTTATTGTTAGTGGGAGGTACTGGTTTATATATACGTTCTATTGTGCAGGGGATGAAGATCCCCAGGGTTGCGCCGAATTATGAATTGCGATCGCAACTCGAATCTTTAGGTCAAACTACACTCTACGGCATATTACAACAAGTTGATCCCGTTGCGGCTCAAAAGATTCATCCCCATGATCCTGTACGGACTTTACGGGCAGTAGAAGTATTTTACGTTACTGGCATTCCCATATCGGCACAGCAAGGAGAAAATCCCCCAGATTACCCTATTTTACAAATTGGATTAGATTGTGAAATGGAAAGATTGAGTGAGCGCATTCACAAACGCACTGAACAAATGATAGCAGATGGCTTAGTTGGAGAAGTTGAATATCTGTGCCAAAAATATGGTGCTGATTTACCCTTGTTAAATACTTTAGGATATCAAGAAATTAAGCAATATTTAGCTGGAGAAATTTCCTTAGAAGCAGCCAAAGAATTAATCGTACTGCATACAAGACAATTTGCCAAACGCCAACGCACCTGGTTTAGAGCCTATCCCCAAATTGAGTGGTTTAATGCAGATGATGCTGATTTATTAGATATTGTTTGGCAGCGCATACAACAGTAG
- a CDS encoding WG repeat-containing protein, whose protein sequence is MIGYILRRRYKIIKQLGSGGFGETYLAEYPQDLPVSPQYKCVVKRLTRPQTPDLDTEERFKREAAILFRLGKEHNQIPELYDFFEENREFYLVQEYIDGHDLSYEMEQGKPWSEADVIQLLQEILEVLDFVHQNNVIHRDIKPLNLMRRYSDNKIVLIDFGIVKEISALGVNAQGKISSTVPIGTRGYMPSEQFHGHPKLCSDIYAVGMTAIQALTGLPPQELHIDPDKLEVIWREKAQVSNILADILTKMVRYHSKLRYTDASAVLEALKQTQFSLQTSANSPKLKVSNQSQLLLLLLKPIQIADKYGYIDQSGQVIIQPQFNEAHNFAEELACVQFDNKKYGYIDLSGRVVIEAQFHEAWSFSEGLAVVQIGDKYGYIDKNGTLVIQAQFDYAHDFRNGRAMVEIGKQKYHINKMGNFIKIIGMLFQNQMK, encoded by the coding sequence ATGATTGGATACATACTGCGGCGGCGTTATAAAATTATCAAACAATTAGGCTCAGGTGGGTTTGGCGAAACTTATTTGGCTGAATACCCGCAGGATCTACCAGTCAGCCCACAGTACAAATGTGTTGTCAAGCGACTTACTAGACCCCAGACTCCAGACTTAGATACAGAAGAAAGGTTTAAGAGGGAAGCAGCTATATTATTCAGGTTGGGTAAGGAACATAACCAAATTCCTGAACTGTATGATTTCTTTGAGGAAAATAGAGAATTTTATCTTGTTCAAGAATATATTGATGGACATGATTTGAGTTACGAAATGGAACAAGGTAAACCGTGGAGTGAGGCTGATGTAATTCAACTTTTGCAAGAAATTCTAGAGGTGCTAGATTTTGTTCATCAAAATAATGTGATCCACCGTGATATCAAACCATTAAATTTGATGCGGCGGTATTCAGATAATAAAATTGTCCTCATTGACTTTGGAATTGTCAAAGAAATAAGTGCTTTAGGCGTAAATGCTCAAGGAAAAATCAGCAGTACAGTTCCAATTGGTACTCGTGGTTATATGCCAAGTGAGCAATTTCATGGTCATCCTAAATTATGTAGTGATATTTATGCGGTAGGAATGACTGCAATTCAAGCGTTAACTGGTTTGCCACCACAAGAACTACACATAGATCCTGATAAATTAGAAGTTATATGGCGAGAAAAAGCTCAAGTAAGCAACATACTGGCAGATATTTTGACTAAAATGGTGCGTTATCATTCCAAGCTGCGATACACAGATGCAAGTGCGGTATTGGAAGCCTTAAAACAGACTCAGTTTAGTTTACAAACATCTGCCAACTCACCAAAATTAAAAGTTTCAAACCAATCTCAGTTATTACTATTGTTATTAAAACCAATTCAGATTGCAGACAAATATGGTTATATTGACCAGTCTGGACAGGTTATTATTCAACCCCAGTTTAATGAAGCTCATAATTTTGCCGAAGAGTTGGCGTGTGTCCAGTTTGATAATAAGAAATATGGGTATATCGACTTGAGTGGACGGGTAGTGATAGAGGCACAATTTCATGAAGCTTGGAGTTTTTCTGAAGGGCTAGCAGTAGTCCAGATTGGAGATAAATATGGATACATAGATAAAAATGGAACGCTAGTCATCCAAGCTCAGTTTGATTATGCTCACGACTTCCGTAACGGGAGAGCAATGGTTGAAATTGGAAAACAAAAGTACCATATCAATAAAATGGGAAACTTTATTAAAATTATTGGTATGCTATTTCAAAATCAAATGAAGTAA
- the glcD gene encoding glycolate oxidase subunit GlcD — MLTQDQDQKQRNWKPIIKAFEAVLGTNGVVQRREELITYECDGLTSYRQRPAVAVLPRTTEQVAAVVKICNQYAVPFIARGSGTGLSGGALPSEDSVLIVTSLMRQILNVDLDNQRIVVQPGVINSWVTQTVSGAGFYYAPDPSSQIICSIGGNVAENSGGVHCLKYGVTTNHVLGLKIVTPEGEIVDLGGQIPEAPGYDLTGIFVGSEGTLGIATEITLRILKSAESICVLLADFTSVEAAGATVSDIISAGIIPGGMEMMDNVSINAVEDVVATNCYPRDATAILLVEIDGLDVEVAVNKQRVTDICQQNGARSVTSASDPETRLKLWKGRKAAFAAAGHLSPDYYVQDGVIPRTQLPYVLQEIEALSQKFGYPIANVFHAGDGNLHPLILFDNSISGALEKVEELGGEILKLCVRVGGSISGEHGIGADKKCYMPDMFSDVDLETMQWIRQVFNPQGLANPGKIFPTPRTCGEAANAIKNQHFEGVERF, encoded by the coding sequence ATGCTTACCCAAGACCAAGATCAGAAACAACGTAACTGGAAACCCATTATCAAAGCATTCGAGGCTGTCCTGGGTACAAATGGCGTAGTCCAACGCCGTGAGGAACTTATCACTTATGAGTGTGATGGTTTAACTAGCTATCGCCAACGTCCGGCTGTGGCGGTGTTACCTAGAACGACAGAACAAGTGGCGGCGGTAGTTAAAATCTGTAACCAGTATGCTGTACCCTTCATTGCGCGGGGTTCTGGTACTGGTTTATCTGGTGGTGCTTTACCATCGGAAGATTCAGTTTTAATTGTTACTTCTTTAATGCGGCAAATTCTGAATGTTGATTTAGATAATCAGCGCATAGTTGTACAACCAGGAGTAATTAACAGTTGGGTGACACAAACTGTTAGTGGTGCGGGATTTTATTATGCGCCAGACCCTTCTAGTCAAATTATCTGTTCAATTGGGGGTAACGTTGCGGAAAACTCTGGCGGGGTACATTGTCTAAAATATGGTGTCACAACAAACCACGTTTTGGGTTTGAAAATCGTCACACCTGAAGGGGAAATAGTTGATTTAGGTGGACAAATTCCTGAAGCCCCTGGTTATGACTTAACTGGTATATTTGTCGGTTCGGAAGGTACTTTAGGGATTGCTACAGAAATTACTTTGCGGATTCTCAAAAGTGCAGAATCAATCTGTGTATTATTAGCAGACTTTACCAGTGTGGAAGCGGCTGGGGCGACTGTTTCTGATATCATCAGCGCGGGGATAATTCCTGGTGGGATGGAAATGATGGATAACGTTAGTATTAATGCAGTGGAAGATGTTGTCGCCACTAATTGTTATCCGCGTGATGCCACAGCGATTTTGTTAGTAGAAATTGATGGTTTAGATGTCGAAGTTGCCGTGAATAAACAACGGGTGACTGACATTTGTCAACAAAATGGGGCGCGTAGTGTGACTTCTGCTAGTGACCCAGAAACTAGATTGAAATTATGGAAAGGGCGTAAGGCGGCTTTTGCTGCGGCTGGTCATTTAAGCCCAGATTATTATGTGCAGGATGGTGTCATTCCTCGGACTCAGTTACCTTATGTATTGCAGGAAATTGAGGCATTGAGTCAAAAATTTGGGTATCCAATTGCCAATGTTTTTCATGCTGGTGATGGTAATCTGCATCCATTGATTCTATTTGATAATTCCATTTCTGGTGCATTAGAGAAAGTCGAAGAATTGGGAGGAGAAATTCTCAAACTTTGTGTGAGAGTCGGGGGTAGTATTTCTGGAGAACATGGTATTGGGGCAGATAAAAAATGTTATATGCCTGATATGTTTAGTGATGTTGATTTAGAAACAATGCAGTGGATCAGACAAGTATTTAATCCCCAAGGTTTGGCTAATCCTGGAAAGATATTCCCCACACCGCGCACTTGTGGCGAAGCTGCAAATGCTATTAAAAATCAACATTTTGAAGGAGTAGAAAGATTTTAA
- a CDS encoding glycoside hydrolase family 10 protein, producing MTRLAKLFFSYLLFIQLILYLTGLSIPSFSNYEQKSNLPTTTEIRGVWLTNVASGVLFVPWGINRAIDQLSALNFNTIYPVVWNRGYTFYKSGTAKSVTGADTQPLLNFVHGGQDVLAKIVALAKPKNLSVIPWFEYGFMAPPDSVIAKRHPEWLTNGQGGVVSISEMLPEESDTDPTNKLVWLNPLHPEVQQFILSLITEVVTNYHIDGIQIDDHFGMPVQFGYDPYTTELYQKEHQGKSPPRNHFDGEWMKWRANKITRFMTQVSQVVKEIKPNVKVSLSPNSQAFAYRYYLQDWASWIKTGLVDELILQVYRNDKSSFVYELEQPAVKLARTQIPVAIGISTGTLRSPVKIEQIREQVQAVRDRSFFGISFFYWESLWGYITPESPPYRRQIFQQMFTAKAARPLAPVRESKRQGEG from the coding sequence ATGACTCGGTTGGCAAAATTGTTTTTTTCGTACTTACTGTTTATACAATTAATATTGTATTTAACAGGATTATCTATCCCTTCATTTTCTAATTATGAACAAAAAAGCAATCTACCGACTACAACAGAAATTCGTGGAGTTTGGCTGACTAATGTTGCTAGCGGTGTACTTTTTGTACCCTGGGGTATTAATCGTGCTATTGACCAACTATCTGCACTAAACTTTAATACAATTTATCCTGTAGTTTGGAACAGGGGCTATACCTTTTATAAAAGTGGTACAGCTAAATCTGTTACGGGTGCTGATACTCAACCGCTGCTGAATTTTGTCCACGGGGGACAGGATGTTTTAGCAAAGATAGTTGCACTTGCTAAACCGAAAAATTTAAGCGTTATTCCCTGGTTTGAATATGGTTTTATGGCACCGCCCGATTCAGTGATAGCAAAACGACATCCTGAGTGGTTAACAAACGGTCAAGGTGGAGTCGTATCTATTAGTGAAATGTTACCAGAAGAAAGCGACACCGACCCTACAAATAAGTTAGTTTGGCTCAATCCTTTACACCCAGAGGTACAGCAGTTTATCCTATCGCTAATTACAGAAGTTGTTACTAATTATCATATTGATGGCATTCAAATTGATGATCATTTTGGAATGCCAGTACAGTTTGGCTATGATCCATATACAACTGAACTTTATCAAAAAGAACATCAAGGTAAAAGCCCCCCTCGCAATCATTTTGATGGGGAGTGGATGAAGTGGCGTGCTAACAAGATCACTCGTTTCATGACACAAGTTTCTCAAGTAGTGAAAGAGATTAAACCCAATGTTAAGGTATCTCTTTCTCCTAATTCGCAAGCTTTTGCTTACAGGTATTATTTGCAAGATTGGGCAAGTTGGATAAAAACAGGTTTAGTGGATGAATTGATTTTGCAGGTGTATCGCAATGATAAAAGTAGCTTTGTGTACGAATTAGAACAGCCTGCTGTCAAGCTTGCGCGTACTCAAATTCCCGTAGCGATTGGCATATCCACAGGAACTTTGCGAAGTCCTGTTAAGATTGAGCAAATTAGAGAACAAGTACAAGCTGTACGCGATCGCTCTTTTTTTGGTATCTCTTTCTTTTACTGGGAAAGTCTGTGGGGTTACATCACCCCAGAATCACCCCCATACCGCCGTCAAATATTTCAACAAATGTTTACTGCTAAAGCCGCTAGGCCATTAGCACCAGTGAGGGAAAGCAAAAGGCAGGGTGAAGGGTAA